A genomic window from Triticum urartu cultivar G1812 chromosome 7, Tu2.1, whole genome shotgun sequence includes:
- the LOC125522662 gene encoding thioredoxin H2-like isoform X1, whose translation MNSYYYYVDKSRPWFWWSGGGWRRFNDGRRYPAVNIIILTADSFDYALGRKQLAEPPQDSSSGSVISIKDMDEWKLHWNKSAPYNKLLVYAFYDKNSTLYKAMEKLLEKLAKQYIGKADFCKLDVDNFEYLAGLCGVEGAYPTFVLFKNCKQVGKVVGLKDDELERSIERALN comes from the exons ATGAACAGCTACTATTACTACGTGGACAAGTCACGGCCGTGGTTCTGGTggagcggcggcggctggcgcagATTTAACGATG GCAGACGTTACCCTGCAGTTAATATAATTATATTAACTGCGGACTCCTTCGACTATGCGTTGGGCAGAAAACAATTAGCCGAACCCCCTCAGGATAGCTCTTCCGGAAGTGTGATCTCGATCAAAGACATGGATGAATGGAAATTGCATTGGAACAAGTCTGCTCCATACAACAAGCTG TTGGTGTATGCGTTCTACGACAAGAATTCCACGCTGTACAAGGCCATGGAGAAGCTGTTGGAGAAACTCGCCAAGCAGTATATAGGCAAGGCAGACTTCTGCAAGTTGGACGTCGACAACTTCGAG TATTTGGCGGGGCTTTGCGGAGTGGAGGGAGCGTATCCGACGTTCGTGCTATTCAAGAACTGCAAGCAGGTGGGCAAGGTCGTCGGCCTCAAGGACGACGAACTCGAGCGGAGCATCGAGCGAGCGCTAAACTAG
- the LOC125522662 gene encoding thioredoxin H2-like isoform X2, giving the protein MNSYYYYVDKSRPWFWWSGGGWRRFNDGRRYPAVNIIILTADSFDYALGRKQLAEPPQDSSSGSVISIKDMDEWKLHWNKSAPYNKLNSTLYKAMEKLLEKLAKQYIGKADFCKLDVDNFEYLAGLCGVEGAYPTFVLFKNCKQVGKVVGLKDDELERSIERALN; this is encoded by the exons ATGAACAGCTACTATTACTACGTGGACAAGTCACGGCCGTGGTTCTGGTggagcggcggcggctggcgcagATTTAACGATG GCAGACGTTACCCTGCAGTTAATATAATTATATTAACTGCGGACTCCTTCGACTATGCGTTGGGCAGAAAACAATTAGCCGAACCCCCTCAGGATAGCTCTTCCGGAAGTGTGATCTCGATCAAAGACATGGATGAATGGAAATTGCATTGGAACAAGTCTGCTCCATACAACAAGCTG AATTCCACGCTGTACAAGGCCATGGAGAAGCTGTTGGAGAAACTCGCCAAGCAGTATATAGGCAAGGCAGACTTCTGCAAGTTGGACGTCGACAACTTCGAG TATTTGGCGGGGCTTTGCGGAGTGGAGGGAGCGTATCCGACGTTCGTGCTATTCAAGAACTGCAAGCAGGTGGGCAAGGTCGTCGGCCTCAAGGACGACGAACTCGAGCGGAGCATCGAGCGAGCGCTAAACTAG